A window of Methanobacterium formicicum contains these coding sequences:
- a CDS encoding ABC1 kinase family protein — MITFPRKKIDYQRLKEIVQLLVKYEFDNVVGELELKGSRWGDLLYKYDSTVDLDATAPERLRMVFEELGPTFIKLGQMMSTRPDLVGPQMAQEFTRLQDDTLPFDFDTVKIIVEGELGQPLNELFQSFEEKQLAAASIGQVHRAVLKDGTLVAVKVQRPGIQDTVEKDLIIMHHLADLINQKIPSLRVFNIPQVVDEFEKSIRKEMDYGLEARNTQNFQANFAPDEGVRAPAVFLDYSTSLVLTMEFIQGTKMSQVMENPDDFDTELLAERVAKSYFQQLLLDGFFHADPHPGNLYVLEDNVVCYLDFGMMGHIDHDFMQNLGELFVQVIDYKVDAIINQLIYMEIITDSVDRNVLKRDIMDILDRYYGASLSDIHLGHILSELALPLITKYQARVPPEFTLIARAVTLIEEVAYSLDSQFDATAQFKPMVKKLLLQKFTPKNMADLLMDNLFEMEHLVKNLPQNINRLVAKVENGEIRVRYSEELSEDIERTSNKLVVAIIIAALLLGSSWIIQIDKGPMVWGMPILGFLGFAASGVLGVGLVIYILRYRKI, encoded by the coding sequence ATGATAACTTTTCCACGGAAAAAAATAGATTACCAGCGTTTAAAGGAGATTGTCCAGTTACTGGTGAAGTACGAATTCGACAACGTGGTGGGTGAACTGGAGTTGAAGGGTTCCCGCTGGGGTGATTTACTGTATAAGTACGATTCAACTGTAGATCTGGATGCCACAGCCCCGGAAAGGTTAAGGATGGTATTCGAAGAACTGGGGCCCACTTTTATTAAGTTGGGGCAGATGATGAGCACTCGGCCGGATTTGGTAGGACCGCAAATGGCGCAAGAGTTCACCCGACTCCAGGATGATACCCTGCCCTTTGATTTTGACACAGTAAAGATAATCGTGGAAGGCGAGCTTGGCCAACCATTAAACGAATTATTCCAGTCATTTGAAGAAAAACAACTGGCTGCAGCGTCCATTGGCCAGGTGCACCGCGCAGTCTTGAAAGACGGAACCCTGGTAGCGGTTAAAGTCCAGAGACCCGGTATCCAGGACACCGTGGAAAAGGACCTGATAATCATGCATCATCTGGCGGATCTCATCAACCAGAAGATCCCCAGTTTAAGGGTTTTCAACATTCCCCAGGTTGTGGATGAGTTTGAAAAATCCATCCGTAAGGAGATGGACTACGGACTGGAGGCCAGGAACACCCAGAACTTCCAGGCCAACTTTGCCCCGGATGAGGGTGTCCGTGCACCAGCGGTCTTCCTGGATTATTCCACTTCCCTGGTTTTAACCATGGAATTCATCCAGGGAACCAAGATGAGTCAGGTGATGGAGAATCCTGATGATTTCGATACTGAACTTCTGGCGGAAAGAGTGGCCAAATCCTACTTCCAGCAACTGCTCCTGGATGGATTTTTCCACGCCGACCCCCACCCGGGAAATCTATATGTTTTAGAGGACAACGTGGTATGCTACCTTGATTTTGGTATGATGGGGCACATTGACCATGATTTCATGCAGAACCTGGGGGAACTTTTCGTACAGGTAATTGACTACAAGGTGGATGCTATAATCAACCAGCTCATTTACATGGAAATTATCACAGATTCTGTGGATCGGAATGTGCTTAAAAGGGATATAATGGACATCCTGGACCGTTACTATGGTGCCAGTCTCAGTGACATACACCTGGGCCACATCTTAAGTGAACTGGCCCTGCCCCTGATTACCAAGTACCAGGCCCGGGTTCCACCGGAATTCACCCTCATTGCTAGGGCAGTAACCCTTATTGAGGAGGTGGCCTATTCCCTGGACAGCCAATTCGATGCCACCGCCCAGTTCAAGCCAATGGTGAAGAAGTTACTACTGCAGAAATTCACCCCCAAAAATATGGCCGACTTGTTAATGGACAACCTGTTTGAAATGGAGCACCTGGTGAAAAATTTGCCCCAAAATATCAACCGACTGGTGGCTAAAGTGGAAAACGGGGAGATACGGGTCCGGTATTCCGAGGAACTCTCGGAAGACATTGAAAGAACCAGCAACAAACTGGTAGTGGCCATAATAATTGCCGCCCTCCTGTTGGGGTCGTCCTGGATTATACAGATCGACAAGGGTCCCATGGTATGGGGTATGCCTATTTTAGGGTTTTTAGGATTCGCTGCCAGTGGGGTGCTGGGAGTGGGCCTGGTAATCTACATTCTCCGGTACAGGAAAATTTAG